The Amblyomma americanum isolate KBUSLIRL-KWMA chromosome 3, ASM5285725v1, whole genome shotgun sequence genome window below encodes:
- the LOC144124475 gene encoding uncharacterized protein LOC144124475 produces the protein MALRGVLVGNSQLKRLCRSRLRLRQSVETCTFSFSGNDAVRLASAVRRINLLRADFCVVYVGGNDISRPNTSPQEICDNIKALVLQLLRDVAPVVLVVKVLPRWFITADAEVSRSWLNRRHLLNRKLTATLKRMPSVFILNPDHHFLDACKFPKRHLFGADGYHLSAGGVEELAEILVRSLEKVYGPGILAPFSGVPTRHIINACHHCGTKGYVNGDCYEYCRP, from the exons ATGGCGTTACGAGGCGTGCTCGTTGGCAATAGTCAGCTGAAGCGTTTGTGCAGGTCTCGTCTGCGGTTGCGTCAGTCGGTCGAGACCTGCACATTCAGCTTCAGCGGCAACGATGCCGTGCGCCTTGCAAGCGCTGTGCGGCGCATTAACCTGCTGCGCGCAGACTTCTGTGTTGTGTACGTGGGAGGCAACGACATCTCTAGGCCAAACACAAGTCCGCAGGAGATTTGCGACAACATCAAG GCCCTCGTCCTGCAGCTGCTACGCGACGTGGCCCCTGTGGTCCTCGTGGTGAAGGTGCTGCCACGCTGGTTTATTACGGCGGACGCCGAGGTGAGCCGTAGCTGGTTGAACCGCCGTCACCTGCTCAACCGCAAGCTGACGGCTACACTTAAGCGGATGCCGTCTGTGTTCATCCTGAACCCGGAC CATCACTTCTTGGATGCATGTAAATTTCCAAAGAGGCACCTTTTTGGCGCCGATGGATaccatctgtcggctggtggAGTGGAGGAGCTGGCGGAGATCCTCGTCAGGAGCCTGGAAAAGGTGTACGGACCAGGCATCCTTGCTCCTTTCTCAGGGGTGCCAACCAGGCACATCATTAATGCGTGCCATCACTGCGGTACAAAGGGCTATGTGAATGGGGACTGCTACGAGTACTGCAGGCCGTAG